The following proteins are encoded in a genomic region of Anabas testudineus chromosome 13, fAnaTes1.2, whole genome shotgun sequence:
- the LOC113174199 gene encoding spectrin beta chain, non-erythrocytic 4 isoform X3, protein MANASPDLDNAEAQRQLNNNNRPISSGFWETECTSSKLFECSRIKALADERDAVQKKTFTKWVNSHLARVSCRISDLYNDLRDGYMLTRLLEVLSGELLPRPTRGRMRIHCLENVDKALQFLKEQRVHLENVGSHDIVDGNHRLTLGLIWTIILRFQIQVIKIETEDNRETRSAKDALLLWCQMKTAGYPEVNIQNFTTCWRDGLAFNALIHRHRPDLIEFHKLTRSNATHNLQQAFNVAEQHLGLTKLLDPEDVNTENPDERSIITYVVSYYHYFSKMKALIVEGKRVGKVLDNCIEAEEIINRYEALASDLLEWIEKTIAVISNQKFANSLTGVQQQLQAFTTYCTIEKPIKFQEKGNLEVLLFTIQSKLRANNQKPYVPHDGKLISDINKAWERLEKAEHERGVALRKELIRQEKLELLAQRFDHKTTMRQAWLNENQRLVSQDNFGYDLPAVEAAMKKHEAIEADIDSYEERIGVVVELAAEMEAEGYYDIRRISARKENILGQWGLLKELVAGRRTRLEKNLALQKTFQDMVYMIDWMEETQVQLLSKDFGKHLLEVDDLLQKHSLQEADIAVQAERVETLNAAALKFTTIEGYQPCDPQVICNRVNHVSSCLEELKQLAAKRRDELEESRQLWAFFQELEESEAWIREKSSILGAQGYGKDLSSVLRLLQKHKTLAGELLAHRSLLQNTIKRGKQILSEKSFGTVGIQEHIMEVKGEWKRLEDQAAQHLGHLQEALNFFQFSTETDDLVAWLQDAYRLVSSEDFGHDEYSTQSLLKKHRGVSEAVDKHRLHVVALRKHMVALPLQYHEQEEVQVRMVEVEQLYTEVAEVAVLRQQWLHDALAVYRMFSEVNACELWIDEKEQWLDKMEIPERLEDVEVVAHRFESLDQEMNSLMGRILDVNQIVQQLLDGGHPSSTEVRGCQDHLNSRWNSIVELVEQKKDQLESMLRLQNYLLECAEIKSQVQDKRKAIDATQYMGSDLGGVLALQRRLSTMEGALSVLEPKLVHLQEEAEHLATAHPSRAMEVLMQFDGISVEWEELKRTLQGCEDSLMVASRLQSFIQDLDSFLTWLVQTQTAAASDQLPNDLEEAEKLINKHAALKEEIGRYEEDYERLQAMNELLESEEAPLPQAALQQWLQKLDVGWNKLLEMWESRREVLVQAHIFHLFLRDVKQAESFLNNQESALAHVELPTTVETVEAAIKKHKDFTTTMELNLHRIKAVIEAGESLISQNNIYSERIRERIDTLANRGNQNRELAQQWLERLNDQWELQRFLQDCHELGDWVCEKMLMARDSSRDETQKLHKKWLKHQAFMAELDQNKEWLDKIEKEGQQLIQEKPELSPVVRRKLEEIRECWQDLESTTQAKARQLFEANKADLLVQSYESLDQRLGQLEGQLVYVDQGQDLTSVNKQLKKLQTMETQMEEWYKEVGQLQVQAAFTPQQTQVKETVAERQAAVEARMVRLIEPLKERRRILLASKEVHQVGRDLEDEILWVQERLPMATCQEHGSTLQAVQQLMKKNQTLQRELQGHRSRIEDVLERAAVIASIRSPEADCVRAGQDQLAQLWALLWTETERRQLVLDAMYQAQQYFFDTAEVEAWLSEQELHMMNEEKGKDEPSTLQLLKKHLVLEQTIEDYAETIGLLSQQCRQLLEIGHPDCEQISKRQSQIDRLYVSLKDLVEERKSRLEQQYWLYQLNREVDELEQWIAQREVVASSPELGQDFEHVTVLQEKFTEFASETGNVGQERVTAVNQMVDELIDYGHSEAATIAEWKDGVNEAWADLLELMETRAQMLAASHQLHKFFSDSREVLAQIEDKHRRLPEVRARQGSTANTSTLQRLLHSFEQDIQLLVTQVRQLQESAAQLRTVYAGEKAETIACREHKVMQCWKELLTSCEECRVQITTETDKLRFFSMVRDQIMWMDSVICQIGTGEKPRDVSSVEVLMNYHQSLKSEVEARSQSILECIEMGKTLLAARNPAAEEIKEKLDKVVAKQRELSEKWDKHWEVLQQLLEVHQFAQEAVVAEAWLTAQEPFISSNELGGSVDEVEQLIRRHEAFRKAAATWEERFSSLRRLTTVEKLKAEQSKLPPTPLLGRKVFLDPQDASLSPSNLPRLPISPVMRQTIYEQNEASTPPSPSPATPTPSPSSVVRRLGSTVANYTPVMNGSSYRQTLEARHSGVVGVAAGLGQPAPSSIASIATAAMLVSANQVRESTSAARDQVTKAMSHLQPGQAAREQEVKSSPYLRQPKIKHLDDAVTPLLVASRLERARERGREREMMMGEIGTEKPEVAVMAEVVFQEPSRERLHSEPTRGPRGSRTDPLGHAEPQVQTHTYHRDHRIERQLSSEQLIQARRDELPQEVWREQAERRERRTLERQTSSEQEGHGGHEGRRRERDRHRLERQESSEHDTGKEHSDRRSGGGEKRSTMAEIVEQLQEREAAQARGEVPRLPNGLPEKSSRPDRPRARDRPKPRRRPRPKEPGETTRRSRSAPAQSSPAVPQPPTHTTHHEGFLFRKLDIESLKKSTNSRSWVNLYCVLNKGELGFYKDAKNTTTSYNNEPLLSLSHCHCDITNGYKKKKNVFTLKTKDGSEFLFHAKDEEDLKAWVTNITTSISEHEEIAKWGQPQPTTSSTDEGTRRDGSKVDNRSERGGERIDRAEKLERAEKEKEKEKEREKEKERERGERSERSDRGGKTDGKRTEKSSKKK, encoded by the exons ATGGCTAATGCCTCCCCAGACCTGGACAACGCGGAAGCCCAGCGccaactcaacaacaacaaccgaCCAATCAGCTCTGGGTTCTGGGAGACGGAGTGTACCAGCTCCAAGCTGTTTGAGTGCTCCCGCATAAAGGCCCTGGCAG ATGAACGAGATGCAGTGCAGAAGAAGACTTTTACCAAATGGGTTAACTCCCATCTTGCCAGAGTGTCCTGTCGCATATCTGACCTCTACAATGACCTGAGGGATGGATACATGCTCACCAGACTGCTGGAGGTCCTCAGTGGAGAACTGCTG CCAAGGCCTACACGGGGTCGGATGCGGATCCACTGCCTGGAAAATGTTGACAAGGCCCTGCAGTTCCTTAAAGAACAGAGAGTTCACCTGGAAAATGTTGGTTCCCATGACATTGTGGATGGGAACCACCGCCTCACACTGGGCCTTATCTGGACCATCATCCTGCGCTTCCAG ATCCAGGTGATCAAAATAGAGACAGAAGACAACAGAGAAACTCGTTCTGCCAAAGATGCCCTTCTGCTCTGGTGCCAGATGAAGACCGCAGG GTACCCTGAGGTCAACATCCAGAATTTCACCACCTGCTGGAGAGACGGGCTCGCCTTTAACGCCCttatacacagacacag ACCGGACCTGATAGAATTTCACAAGCTAACACGGTCCAATGCAACCCATAACCTCCAGCAAGCCTTCAACGTCGCTGAGCAGCACCTGGGCCTCACCAAACTCCTGGACCCTGAGG ATGTGAACACAGAAAACCCAGACGAAAGGTCCATCATCACCTATGTGGTCTCGTATTACCACTATTTCTCCAAGATGAAGGCTCTTATTGTGGAGGGCAAGAGAGTTGGCAAG GTTTTGGACAACTGTATTGAGGCAGAGGAAATCATCAACCGGTACGAGGCTCTGGCATCAGACCTGCTGGAGTGGATTGAAAAAACCATCGCAGTCATCAGCAACCAGAAGTTTGCCAACTCGCTGACCGGAgttcagcagcagctacaggccTTCACAACCTACTGCACCATAGAGAAACCCATCAA gtTTCAGGAGAAGGGTAATCTTGAGGTTCTCCTCTTCACCATCCAAAGCAAACTCAGAGCCAACAACCAGAAACCCTATGTGCCTCATGATGGGAAGCTGATCTCAGATATCAACAAG GCCTGGGAGAGGCTGGAGAAGGCGGAGCATGAGAGGGGTGTAGCTTTGCGCAAGGAGCTGATCCGTCAGGAGAAGCTAGAGCTGCTGGCTCAGCGCTTTGACCACAAAACCACCATGAGACAGGCCTGGCTCAACGAAAACCAGAGACTTGTTTCACAG GACAATTTTGGTTATGATCTACCAGCAGTCGAGGCAGCAATGAAGAAACATGAGGCCATTGAGGCGGACATAGATTCATATGAAGAGCGAATTGGCGTAGTGGTAGAACTTGCAGCGGAGATGGAGGCAGAAGGCTACTACGACATCCGGCGTATCTCGGCACGTAAGGAGAACATCCTGGGGCAGTGGGGTCTGCTGAAGGAGCTAGTGGCTGGGAGAAGGACCCGACTGGAGAAGAACCTGGCTCTTCAGAAGACTTTTCAGGACATGGTCTACATGATTGACTGGATGGAGGAAACACAG GTCCAGCTGTTGTCCAAAGATTTTGGAAAGCATCTACTGGAGGTGGATGatctgctgcagaaacacagtctCCAGGAAGCTGACATTGCTGTGCAGGCTGAGAGAGTCGAGACGCTTAACGCAGCCGCACTCAAATTCACTACTATAGAGG GTTACCAACCATGTGACCCACAGGTGATCTGTAACCGTGTCAATcatgtctcttcctgtctggaGGAGCTGAAACAACTGGCAGCGAAAAGACGCGATGAGCTCGAGGAGTCACGACAACTGTGGGCCTTTTTTCAG GAGCTAGAGGAGTCAGAAGCCTGGATCAGGGAGAAGAGCTCCATCCTGGGAGCGCAGGGTTATGGGAAGGACCTGAGCAGTGTGCTGAGGTtactacaaaaacacaagactCTGGCTGGAGAACTGCTGGCTCACCGGTCGctgctgcag AACACCATAAAGCGAGGAAAGCAGATCCTGAGTGAGAAGAGTTTTGGGACAGTGGGGATCCAGGAGCACATCATGGAGGTGAAGGGCGAGTGGAAGAGACTGGAGGACCAGGCAGCACAGCATCTTGGCCATTTGCAGGAGGCACTGAACTTCTTCCAGTTCTCCACGGAGACGGACGACTTGGTGGCCTGGCTGCAGGATGCTTACCGCCTGGTCTCCAGTGAAGACTTTGGACACGATGAGTACTCTACTCAGTCACTGCTTAAGAAACACAGAGGGGTGAGCGAGGCTGTTGACAAACATCGTCTGCACGTGGTGGCACTTCGCAAACACATGGTGGCACTGCCCCTGCAGTACCATGAACAAGAG GAGGTTCAGGTTCGTATGGTAGAGGTGGAGCAGCTGTATACTGAGGTGGCTGAGGTGGCAGTTCTGAGACAACAGTGGCTTCATGATGCCCTTGCTGTCTACCGCATGTTCAGTGAGGTCAATGCCTGCGAGCTTTGGATTGATGAGAAAGAGCAGTGGCTGGACAAGATGGAGATCCCAGAGAGACTTGAGGACGTGGAGGTGGTGGCGCACAG ATTTGAGAGTCTGGACCAGGAAATGAACAGCCTGATGGGAAGGATCCTGGATGTTAATCAGATagttcagcagctcctggatGGTGGACATCCATCTTCTACAGAAGTCAGAGGTTGTCAGGACCACCTCAACTCCAG GTGGAACAGCATTGTGGAGCTAGTTGAGCAGAAGAAAGATCAGCTGGAATCGATGTTACGCCTGCAGAACTACCTGCTGGAGTGTGCTGAGATCAAGTCCCAGGTCCAGGACAAGAGGAAAGCCATCGATGCCACCCAGTACATGGGCAGCGATCTTGGAGGAGTCCTGGCTCTGCAGAGACGCCTTTCCACCATGGAAGGAGCCCTGTCTGTCCTGGAGCCCAAACTGGTGCATCTTCAG GAGGAGGCAGAGCATCTGGCCACTGCTCACCCGAGTCGGGCCATGGAGGTTCTCATGCAGTTTGATGGCATCAGTGTGGAGTGGGAGGAGCTGAAACGGACGCTGCAGGGCTGTGAGGACTCTCTGATGGTGGCCAGCAGGCTGCAAAGCTTCATACAG GATCTGGACTCGTTCCTCACCTGGTTGGTCCAGACGCAGACGGCTGCTGCCTCCGATCAGCTGCCCAATGACTTGGAAGAAGCCGAGAAACTCATCAACAAGCATGCTGCCTTGAAGGAGGAGATCGGACG GTATGAAGAGGACTACGAGCGCTTACAGGCCATGAATGAGCTGCTGGAGTCTGAGGAGGCCCCTCTCCCTCAGGCCGCCCTACAGCAGTGGCTCCAGAAGCTTGACGTTGGCTGGAATAAACTGCTGGAGATGtgggagagcaggagagaggtCCTGGTACAGGctcacattttccatctgttcCTGCGAGATGTTAAACAGGCTGAGTCCTTTCTTAACAACCAG gagTCGGCCCTCGCTCACGTGGAGCTGCCCACCACAGTGGAAACAGTCGAAGCTgccataaaaaaacataaggaCTTCACCACCACCATGGAACTAAACCTGCACCGGATCAAAGCTGTGATCGAGGCTGGAGAGAGTCTGATCAGCCAGAACAACATCTACTCTGAACGCATCAGGGAGCGCATCGACACTCTCGCCAACAG GGGAAACCAGAACAGAGAGCTGGCCCAGCAGTGGCTGGAAAGACTGAACGACCAGTGGGAGCTTCAGAGGTTTCTCCAGGACTGTCATGAG CTGGGTGACTGGGTGTGTGAGAAGATGCTGATGGCGAGGGACAGCAGTCGAGACGAGACCCAGAAGCTTCATAAGAAATGGCTGAAGCACCAGGCCTTCATGGCCGAGTTGGACCAGAACAAAGAATGGCTGGACAAAATTGAAAAG GAGGGCCAACAGCTGATCCAGGAGAAGCCAGAGCTCAGCCCGGTGGTCcggaggaagctggaggagatCAGGGAGTGCTGGCAGGATCTCGAGAGCACCACCCAGGCCAAAGCACGCCAGCTCTTTGAGGCCAACAAGGCCGACCTGCTAGTGCAGAGCTATGAAAGCTTGGACCAGAGACTGGGCCAACTGGAGGGTCAGCTGGTCTACGTGGACCAGGGACAGGACCTCACCAGTGTCAACAAGCAGCTCAAAAAACTACAG ACCATGGAGACCCAGATGGAGGAGTGGTATAAGGAGGTGGGGCAGCTCCAGGTGCAGGCGGCCTTCACTCCACAGCAGACACAAGTCAAGGAGACAGTCGCTGAGCGCCAGGCCGCCGTAGAGGCTAGGATGGTGCGTCTGATCGAGCCGCTGAAGGAGAGGCGACGCATCCTGCTGGCGTCTAAAGAAGTCCACCAAGTTGGAAGAGACCTGGAGGACGAGATT TTGTGGGTCCAGGAGCGCCTCCCAATGGCCACATGCCAGGAGCACGGATCCACATTGCAGGCTGTTCAGCAGCTCATGAAGAAGAATCAG ACCCTTCAGAGGGAGCTGCAGGGCCACAGGAGCAGGATTGAGGATGTCCTGGAGAGGGCGGCGGTCATTGCTTCCATACGCAGCCCTGAGGCTGACTGTGTCAGGGCAGGCCAAGACCAGCTGGCCCAGCTGTGGGCTCTGCTCTGgactgagacagagaggaggcagCTGGTGCTGGACGCCATGTACCAGGCCCAGCAGTACTTCTTCGACACGGCCGAGGTGGAGGCCTGGCTGAGTGAGCAGGAGCTGCACATGATGAATGAGGAGAAGGGAAAG GATGAGCCAAgcacactgcagctgctgaagaaaCACTTGGTCCTTGAACAGACCATCGAGGACTATGCTGAGACCATCGGCCTGCTGTCACAGCAGTGTCGACAACTGCTGGAGATAGGACATCCAGACTG TGAGCAGATCAGCAAGCGTCAGTCACAGATCGACCGTCTGTACGTGTCTTTGAAGGACCtggtggaggagagaaagagtcGTCTGGAGCAGCAGTACTGGCTGTACCAGCTCAACAGGGAGGTAGATGAGCTGGAGCAGTGGATCGCTCAGAGGGAGGTGGTCGCCAGCTCGCCCGAACTGGGTCAAGACTTTGAGCATGTCACA GTCTTGCAGGAGAAGTTTACAGAGTTTGCATCAGAGACGGGAAATGTGGGGCAGGAACGAGTTACGGCTGTCAACCAGATGGTGGACGAGCTCATTGACTATGGCCACTCAGAGGCTGCTACCATTGCTGAATGGAAGGATGGGGTCAATGAGGCCTGGGCAGACCTGCTGGAGCTCATGGAGACTCGGGCGCAGATGCTTGCTGCTTCACACCAGCTGCACAAGTTCTTCTCCGACTCCAGAGAG GTTTTAGCCCAGATTGAGGACAAACATCGAAGACTGCCAGAGGTTAGGGCTCGACAGGGCAGCACTGCCAACACCAGCACCCTGCAGAGACTCCTGCACAGCTTCGAACAGGACATACAGCTGCTGGTCACGCAG GTGCGTCAGCTGCAGGAGAGTGCAGCTCAGCTGAGGACGGTGTACGCTGGCGAGAAGGCCGAAACCATTGCGTGCCGTGAGCACAAAGTGATGCAGTGCTGGAAAGAGCTGCTGACATCGTGCGAGGAGTGTCGAGTGCAGATcaccacagagacagacaagctGAGGTTCTTCAGCATGGTCCGAGATCAGATCATGTGGATGGACTCGGTCATCTGTCAGATAGGAACAGGAGAAAAGCCCAG GGACGTGTCCTCAGTGGAAGTGCTGATGAATTATCACCAGAGTCTGAAGAGTGAAGTGGAGGCTCGCAGCCAGAGCATCCTGGAGTGTATTGAGATGGGAAAGACCCTGCTGGCTGCTAGAAACCCCGCAGCTGAGGAG ATCAAGGAGAAGCTGGACAAGGTGGTTGCTAAGCAACGTGAGCTATCAGAGAAGTGGGACAAGCATTGGGAAGTTCTGCAGCAAC TGTTGGAGGTTCATCAGTTCGCCCAGGAGGCGGTGGTGGCGGAGGCGTGGCTAACAGCTCAGGAGCCGTTCATCAGCAGCAATGAACTGGGCGGCAGCGTGGACGAGGTGGAGCAGCTTATTCGCCGACACGAAGCTTTCCGCAAAGCAGCCGCCACCTGGGAGGAGAGATTCAGCTCGCTGAGACGACTCACCAca gtAGAAAAGTTGAAAGCAGAGCAAAGTAAACTACCCCCAACACCTCTGCTGGGTCGTAAAGTCTTTTTAGACCCCCAAGATGCCTCACTCAGTCCTTCCAACCTCCCACGCCTTCCAATCTCCCCCGTTATGAGACAGACCATCTATGAACAGAATGAAGCCAGTACCCCTCCATCGCCTTCGCCCGCTACTCCTACAccttctccttcctctgttgTTCGTCGACTGGGCTCAACAGTCGCAAACTACACCCCTGTGATGAACGGCTCCAGCTACCGCCAAACTCTGGAGGCCCGGCACAGTGGTGTGGTGGGTGTCGCTGCAGGTCTAGGCCAGCCCGCACCTTCCTCAATCGCATCCATTGCCACAGCGGCTATGTTAGTCTCAGCCAACCAGGTGCGAGAAAGCACCAGCGCCGCAAGAGACCAGGTGACAAAGGCAATGAGTCACCTCCAGCCTGGGCAGGCAGCGCGGGAGCAGGAGGTGAAATCATCCCCATATCTACGGCAACCGAAAATCAAACACCTGGATGATGCCGTAACGCCGCTTCTTGTCGCTAGCCGTCtggagagagcgagggagagggggagggagagagaaatgatgATGGGAGAGATAGGGACAGAAAAACCAGAGGTAGCAGTGATGGCCGAGGTGGTGTTCCAAGAGCCGAGCCGGGAGCGGCTGCACAGCGAGCCCACCAGAGGGCCCCGGGGGTCCAGGACTGACCCGTTGGGCCACGCTGAACCCCAggtccagacacacacataccacagGGACCACAGGATAGAACGGCAACTGTCCAGTGAGCAGCTGATCCAAGCACGCAGGGACGAGCTGCCTCAGGAGGTGTGGAGGGAACAAGCAGAGAGGCGGGAGAGACGGACACTGGAGAGACAAACGTCCAGCGAACAGGAGGGCCACGGGGGCCATGAGGGCCGGCGAAGAGAGAGGGACCGACACCGGCTGGAGAGACAGGAATCCAGTGAGCACGACACCGGGAAGGAGCACTCAGACAGACGATCAGGAGGAGG agaaaagagatcCACCATGGCCGAAATTGTAGAGCAGCTgcaagaaagagaagcagcGCAG GCCCGTGGTGAGGTGCCTCGCCTTCCTAACGGTTTACCAGAGAAGTCTTCCCGTCCCGACCGCCCTCGAGCTAGGGACAGACCCAAACCACGCCGCCGACCGCGACCCAAAGAGCCAGGAGAGACAACGCGGCGGTCCAGGTCTGCTCCGGCTCAGAGCAGTCCGGCAGTGCCCCAGCCAcctacacacaccacacaccacgAGGGCTTCCTTTTCCGCAAGCTGGACATCGAGAGTCTGAAGAAGAGCACCAATAG